Proteins from one Cryptomeria japonica chromosome 4, Sugi_1.0, whole genome shotgun sequence genomic window:
- the LOC131032202 gene encoding aluminum-activated malate transporter 12: MAAVASAECRVDITSDRQNGCSESKNRRLLRKVGLNIKEVVMAWCRKILDVGVEDPRRIIHAMKVGLALSVVSLVCLWDPLFRGVGVGDNAIWAVMTVVVVLEFSAGATMSKGLNRGIGTVVAGSLAFLVCYLSEQVAQGEAVVVGSSLFIIGAASTYARFFPFIKIRFDYGVVIFLLTFSMITVSGYRVQNILRMAYERLTTILIGCGVCVVVSLLLFPIWAGEDLHNSTVRKLQGLMESLEGCVDEYFSGRHEDKVEDESEDPIYQGYKSVLDSKATDDSLATFASWEPRHGRFRFRHPWKQYVKIGVKLRYLAYSIVALHGCLRSEIETPHSLRSVLKKPCTKVGQEAAKLLGELSSSIQQMRRCDWESIMKELQLAVKDLHAALHAQPKLLLHSTRVVPMEKIVENESREAQDNETGRKGIRRLMSWHGESGSTETEKRLISGHGVEFAEALPLATFAWTLVEIVARLKHVAEAVEELATMANFKPYNPSSKQEAQNITSHPSSNYTPRPSFGRTPEIYISSNIAD, translated from the exons ATGGCGGCTGTTGCCAGCGCTGAATGCAGAGTTGACATTACTTCTGATCGACAAAATGGCTGTAGTGAGTCTAAAAATAGGAGACTGCTAAGAAAAGTGGGGTTAAATATAAAAGAAGTTGTTATGGCCTGGTGTAGAAAGATATTGGATGTGGGAGTAGAAGATCCGAGAAGGATTATACATGCCATGAAAGTTGGGCTGGCACTGTCAGTGGTTTCTCTTGTATGTCTTTGGGATCCATTATTCCGTGGGGTGGGAGTTGGAGATAATGCAATTTGGGCAGTGATGACAGTTGTTGTCGTTCTGGAATTCTCTGCAG GGGCTACCATGAGCAAAGGATTAAATAGAGGGATTGGAACCGTGGTGGCTGGGTCTCTAGCCTTTCTTGTTTGTTACTTGTCAGAGCAAGTAGCACAAGGAGAGGCCGTTGTAGTCGGATCTTCTCTCTTCATCATAG GCGCAGCTTCCACATATGCTCGATTCTTCCCTTTTATCAAGATAAGATTTGATTATGGAGTTGTGATATTCCTGCTGACATTCAGCATGATAACAGTCTCTGGATACCGAGTGCAAAATATATTACGAATGGCATATGAACGCCTCACCACCATACTCATCGGATGTGGCGTGTGCGTGGTCGTAAGTCTGCTACTTTTCCCCATCTGGGCTGGGGAGGATCTTCACAATTCGACTGTCAGGAAATTGCAAGGCCTCATGGAATCTCTTGAAG GATGCGTGGATGAATATTTTAGTGGACGCCATGAAGACAAGGTTGAAGATGAATCGGAAGATCCCATATACCAAGGATACAAGTCCGTGTTAGACTCAAAGGCCACCGACGATTCGTTG GCGACATTTGCTAGCTGGGAGCCAAGACATGGCCGGTTTCGATTCCGGCACCCATGGAAGCAATATGTGAAAATAGGAGTGAAGCTTCGTTATTTAGCTTACTCTATTGTGGCCTTGCATGGATGTCTTCGATCTGAGATTGAG ACGCCTCATTCCCTTCGTTCAGTATTGAAGAAGCCATGCACCAAGGTCGGCCAGGAAGCAGCAAAATTACTGGGAGAGCTGTCGAGCAGCATCCAACAGATGAGAAGATGCGATTGGGAGTCAATTATGAAGGAACTGCAACTTGCAGTGAAAGATCTGCACGCTGCTTTGCATGCTCAGCCGAAGCTCTTACTACATTCAACAAGAGTAGTGCCTATGGAGAAAATCGTTGAGAATGAAAGTAGAGAAGCACAAGATAACGAAACAGGCAGGAAGGGGATCAGAAGATTGATGTCATGGCATGGAGAAAGTGGTAGCACAGAGACAGAGAAAAGGTTAATATCTGGACATGGTGTTGAATTTGCAGAAGCACTTCCTTTGGCTACGTTTGCATGGACGTTGGTGGAGATTGTAGCCAGGCTTAAGCATGTGGCAGAGGCAGTGGAAGAGCTCGCTACAATGGCAAATTTCAAGCCTTACAATCCTTCCTCAAAACAAGAAGCTCAAAACATAACTTCGCATCCTTCCTCTAATTACACCCCGAGACCCAGCTTTGGAAGAACACCAGAAATATATATATCGAGTAACATTgctgattga